A genomic segment from Petrotoga mexicana DSM 14811 encodes:
- a CDS encoding metal-sensing transcriptional repressor — protein MKHEKALRKLKTARGQIDAAIKMIEEERYCIDISKQLLATISLLKNAHSEILKKHIETCVKDATSSKDPEEINIKLEELEEVFDYLKKT, from the coding sequence ATGAAACACGAAAAGGCTCTTAGAAAACTTAAAACAGCACGCGGACAGATTGATGCAGCCATAAAAATGATTGAAGAAGAGAGATACTGTATCGATATATCTAAGCAATTGTTAGCCACAATTTCTCTTTTAAAAAATGCTCATTCTGAAATATTGAAAAAACACATAGAAACATGTGTAAAAGATGCAACGTCTTCTAAAGATCCCGAAGAAATCAATATAAAATTAGAAGAACTTGAAGAGGTTTTCGATTATCTCAAAAAAACGTAG